In Ahaetulla prasina isolate Xishuangbanna chromosome 5, ASM2864084v1, whole genome shotgun sequence, the following are encoded in one genomic region:
- the TAF1D gene encoding TATA box-binding protein-associated factor RNA polymerase I subunit D isoform X2, with protein MRSKTNMANETGTLAAAALPDNQDTEVSGPHLSKHSRKKASNSARDAGRSSSVAMQSGPSPACMKAESQTKLPKPKINLRALFDYHFTRKQHRFRKRWNPTEWKPSTSRRYIRKWPGRHRIPEDEQRRGMKERGIVFPFVEKYYGRKHLPLKTVQEYEHAALKGFFKYIEMLKYEDHLKKSLTRLNAVGDLETECLESRRHKYLDDDGPISPIAETSNEDSGNEDIGAKIVDNSCFILSSKIPKKKKKLNSRRK; from the exons ATGAG GTCGAAAACAAATATGGCTAATGAAACGGGAACATTAGCAGCTGCAGCTCTTCCGGATAACCAAGATACAGAAGT ATCTGGCCCACATTTATCGAAGCACTCAAGGAAGAAAGCTTCAAATTCGGCAAGAGATGCCGGCCGGTCATCTTCTGTGGCTATGCAGAGCGGTCCTTCCCCAGCTTGTATGAAGGCTGAGAGTCAGACGAAGTTACCCAAACCTAAAATTAACCTCCGTGCCCTCTTTGATTACCACTTCACACGAAAGCAGCACCGCTTCCGCAAAAGATGGAACCCTACAGAGTGGAAACCAAGCACATCTCGCAGGTATATCAGAAAATGGCCGGGTAGGCACAGAATTCCAGAAGATGAACAAAGGAggggaatgaaagagagaggaatTGTATTTCCTTTCGTGGAGAAATATTACGGCAGGAAGCATCTCCCTTTAAAAACGGTGCAAGAATATGAG CATGCAGCTCTGAAGGGGTTTTTCAAATACATTGAAATGTTGAAATATGAAGATCATTTGAAGAAGTCCTTGACGCGGTTGAATGCTGTGGGCGATCTTGAAACTGAATGTCTGGAATCACGGAGGCACAAATACCTGGATGACGATGGGCCCATTTCTCCCATTGCAGAGACCAG CAACGAGGATTCTGGTAATGAAGACATTGGTGCCAAAATAGTG GACAACAGCTGTTTCATATTGAGCAGCAAAATtcccaagaaaaagaagaaattgaacTCGAGGAGAAAATGA
- the C5H11orf54 gene encoding ester hydrolase C11orf54 homolog: MARVEKFAFHIPTLEEVADVLQNGLQENFADVQVSVVDCPDLTQEPFCFPAKGICGKPRIADVGGVPYLLPLVQKDKVYDLNTIAKNIQLPGAFFLGAGAVSSKVVGSNAEFIPIVKAEKDGKAALNGSYLAKINPEDGTCLLQKYSSLHNDCEFGLLANLYASEGLPGKVIEVKAKKRTGEQNFISCIRKALDKHYGDKTVGMGGTFIIQKGNAKLHIMPSEFSACPLETDEKVNNWLKFFEMTAPLICQPVIVSQDPGFDLRVEHTHCFSHHGEGGHYHMDTTPETVEYLGYFVRAEFLFRIDRPKETHMVGRD; this comes from the exons ATGGCTAGGGTGGAAAAATTTGCTTTTCACATACCTACTCTGGAGGAGGTAGCTGATG TTCTACAGAATGGACTTCAAGAAAATTTTGCAGATGTCCAGGTATCCGTGGTGGATTGTCCTGATTTGACTCAAGAACCCTTTTGCTTTCCTGCTAAAG gtATTTGTGGCAAACCTAGAATTGCAGATGTGGGAGGTGTTCCATATCTTTTACCGCTCGTGCAGAAAGACAAG GTTTATGACCTGAACACAATAGCGAAAAATATACAGTTACCCGGAGCATTTTTTCTTGGTGCTGGAGCTGTTTCCTCCAAGGTAGTTGGAAGCAATGCTGAG TTTATTCCAATTGTTAAAGCTGAAAAGGATGGAAAGGCAGCACTCAATGGAAGTTACCTAGCCAAGATCAACCCTGAGGATGGCACATGTCTGCTCCAAAAATACAGCTCCCTACATAATGATTGTGAATTTGGGCTGCTGGCTAACCTATATGCAAGTGAAGGCCTTCCTGGTAAG GTCATTGAAGTGAAAGCAAAGAAAAGAACCGGTGAGCAGAATTTCATATCCTGCATACGGAAAGCCTTAGATAAGCATTATGGTGACAAAACAGTGGGAATGGGAGGTACCTTCATTATCCAGAAAGGAAATGCAAAACTTCATATTATG CCTTCTGAATTTTCTGCCTGCCCTTTGGAAACCGATGAGAAAGTGAACAATTGGCTGAAGTTTTTTGAAATGACAGCTCCGCTCATTTGCCAGCCTGTGATTGTTTCTCAAGATCCA ggTTTTGATCTGCGTGTGGAGCACACCCACTGTTTCAGCCACCACGGTGAAGGAGGCCACTACCACATGGACACAACGCCAGAGACTGTAGAATATCTGGGGTATTTTGTCCGTGCTGAATTCCTCTTTCGGATCGACAGACCAAAGGAGACGCATATGGTGGGTCGGGATTAA
- the TAF1D gene encoding TATA box-binding protein-associated factor RNA polymerase I subunit D isoform X1: MTGAQKGFVALLQKSLGRKLLTFHCVLHQTFPLECTEVMNLVLQIVSTITAKGTVGSVCYWTRWWKARILISCCTTKSRWLSRGEVLKRFAACLEEVKIFLGSERLTSPELEQPEWLEKLHFMVDMTANLNTLNATLQEKGGTALHLLKTVLAFEHKLTVFARDLQRGSLSRFPSLREFKRAHSTINSEYLQSAVAAMRTSFAKQFREFSPVTPLTFDPSLLNMTAFEGVSQPVLDMELADIADKEIWMSKFKCLAADLEDVALQKAIRVQNNKGSDTENLPKLNKLTFDTWTAIPNTSINMKKYTFGVLSIFGSTYICAQVFSNMNDIKSKHRSHFTDNSLQSCVRVKVMSYSPEVQIVC, translated from the coding sequence ATGACAGGAGCACAGAAGGGCTTTGTGGCTTTACTGCAGAAGTCGCTGGGTAGGAAGTTGCTGACATTTCACTGCGTCCTGCACCAAACATTTCCTCTGGAATGCACAGAAGTAATGAATCTTGTCCTTCAGATTGTCAGTACAATAACGGCAAAAGGCACTGTCGGTTCCGTTTGCTACTGGACGAGGTGGTGGAAAGCACGTATTCTGATCTCCTGCTGCACAACAAAGTCCAGGTGGCTGTCCAGAGGGGAGGTGCTGAAACGCTTTGCTGCGTGTCTGGAAGAGGTGAAAATTTTCCTGGGCAGCGAAAGGCTGACTTCTCCTGAGCTGGAACAGCCAGAGTGGCTGGAAAAGCTACACTTCATGGTAGATATGACCGCAAACCTGAATACGCTGAATGCAACTCTTCAGGAGAAAGGAGGCACAGCCCTGCATTTGCTGAAGACGGTTTTGGCCTTTGAGCACAAGTTGACAGTGTTTGCCAGAGATTTACAGAGAGGTAGCCTGTCTCGCTTCCCCTCTTTGAGAGAGTTCAAACGAGCTCACAGTACGATAAATTCGGAGTATTTGCAGTCTGCAGTCGCCGCCATGCGAACATCGTTTGCGAAACAATTCCGTGAGTTCAGCCCTGTCACTCCCCTGACCTTCGATCCATCCCTATTGAATATGACTGCATTTGAAGGTGTGAGTCAACCGGTTCTTGACATGGAACTGGCCGACATAGCTGACAAAGAGATATGGATGTCCAAGTTCAAATGCTTGGCAGCTGATCTTGAAGATGTTGCCCTTCAAAAGGCCATTCGTGTTCAGAATAACAAAGGGAGTGATACTGAAAACCTTCCCAAACTGAACAAACTTACCTTCGATACATGGACTGCCATCCCCAACACTTCTATCAACATGAAAAAATACACATTTGGAGTCCTGTCGATCTTCGGATCTACCTACATCTGTGCGCAGGTCTTTTCCAACATGAACGACATTAAAAGCAAACATCGTTCACACTTCACAGACAACAGTTTACAATCCTGTGTGAGGGTGAAGGTGATGTCTTACAGCCCTGAAGTGCAGATTGTGTGCTGA